DNA from Azospirillum sp. TSH100:
ATCACCGTGTCGATCATGCTCGCCACCATCATGCAGGTGCTGGACACCACCATTGCCAACGTCGCCCTGCCCAGCATGCAGGGCAGCCTGGGGGCGGCGCAGGACACCATCACCTGGGTGCTGACCTCCTATATCGTTGCTGCCGCCATCGCGACGCCGGCCACCGGCTGGATGGCCGACCGGTTCGGGCGCAAGCGGCTGTTCCTGATCGCGGTGGCCGGCTTCGCCGCCGCCTCGGTGGTGTGCGGACTGGCGGGCAGCCTGCCTCAGATGGTGGCTTTCCGGCTGGTGCAGGGCATCTTCGGCGCGGCGCTGGTGCCCTTGTCTCAATCGGTGCTTCTGGACATCAACCCGAAGGAGCGGCACGGGCAGGCGATGGCGCTGTGGGGCGCCGGCATCATGGTCGGCCCCATCGCCGGGCCGACGCTGGGCGGCTGGCTGACCGACAGCTTCAGCTGGCGCTGGGTCTTCTACATCAACCTGCCGGTCGGGCTGCTGGCCTTCGCCGGCATGGCGGTCTTCCTGCACGAGACCAAGGGTCGCCTCCGCAGCTTCGACTTCTTCGGCTTCGCCATGCTGGGTTTGGCGGTCGGCGCCTTCCAGATGCTGCTGGACAGGGGCGAGCAGCTGGACTGGTTCGGCGCGACCGAGATCTGGATCGAGACGGCCCTGGCCGCCTGCGCCTTCTGGGTCTTCGCCATCCACATCGCCACCGCCCATGGCAATACAAAGACCGAACCCTTTCTCGACCCGGCCCTGCTGCGCGACCGCAACTTCGTCACCGGGCTGATCCTGATCTTCGTAATCGGCGTGATCCTGCTGGCGACCATGGCGCTGCTGCCGCCGATGCTGCAGACCCTGCTGGGCTATCCCACGGTCACCACCGGGCTGGTGCTGGCGCCGCGGGGCGTCGGCACGATGATCTCGATGCTGGCGGTCGGCCGGCTGGTGCGCCGGGTGGACGCCCGGCTGCTGATCCTGGCGGGCGTGCTGCTGACCAGCTGGTCCTTGTGGTACATGACCGGCTTCACCATCGTGATGGACCGCGAGCCGATCATCGTCAGCGGCGTGGTGCAGGGGCTGGGCTTGGGGCTGGTGTTCGTGCCGCTCAGCACCATCGCCTTCGCCACGCTGGAGCCGCGGCTGCGCACCGATGCCGCCAGCCTGTTCAGCTTGGTCCGCAACCTGGGCAGCGGCGTCGGCATCTCGGTGGTGATGACCCTGCTGTCGCAGAACACCCAGGTCAATCACGCCAGCCTCGCCGCACATCTGACGCCCTTCTCGCCGATGATGACGGAGCAGGTGACCGGCGCGCCCGAGGCCTTGGCAATGCTGAACGCCCTGGTCACCCAGCAGGCGGCGATGATCGCCTACATCGACGACTTCAAGCTGATGATGTATGTGGCGCTTCTGGTCATTCCGATGCTGCTGCTGCTCCGGCGGCCGAAGGCGGGAGCCCCGGCACCGGAGGAAGCGGCGGTGATGGAGTAGGCGCTGCCTGGATCAGGCGGCCCGGTCAGGCGGCCCGGTCAGGCGGCCATGTGCGACATTGCCCGGCAGCTTTCGGCGCAGCGGCGGCACATCTCGGCGCATCGCTTCATCATCGCGTCGTCGGCCATGCGGTCGCACTGATACGCGCAGGCCGCACAGATCTCGGCGCAGGCACCGCAGGTGAGGTGATGGAAGCGGGAGCCGCGGATCATGAAATCCGCGCTGGTGCGGCAGATATCGACGCAGTCCAGC
Protein-coding regions in this window:
- a CDS encoding DHA2 family efflux MFS transporter permease subunit, which gives rise to MKHRSMITVSIMLATIMQVLDTTIANVALPSMQGSLGAAQDTITWVLTSYIVAAAIATPATGWMADRFGRKRLFLIAVAGFAAASVVCGLAGSLPQMVAFRLVQGIFGAALVPLSQSVLLDINPKERHGQAMALWGAGIMVGPIAGPTLGGWLTDSFSWRWVFYINLPVGLLAFAGMAVFLHETKGRLRSFDFFGFAMLGLAVGAFQMLLDRGEQLDWFGATEIWIETALAACAFWVFAIHIATAHGNTKTEPFLDPALLRDRNFVTGLILIFVIGVILLATMALLPPMLQTLLGYPTVTTGLVLAPRGVGTMISMLAVGRLVRRVDARLLILAGVLLTSWSLWYMTGFTIVMDREPIIVSGVVQGLGLGLVFVPLSTIAFATLEPRLRTDAASLFSLVRNLGSGVGISVVMTLLSQNTQVNHASLAAHLTPFSPMMTEQVTGAPEALAMLNALVTQQAAMIAYIDDFKLMMYVALLVIPMLLLLRRPKAGAPAPEEAAVME
- a CDS encoding four-helix bundle copper-binding protein, translating into MASMPSMDDCIRNCTDCHTICLETVAHCLTKGGAHAEAGHVRLLLDCVDICRTSADFMIRGSRFHHLTCGACAEICAACAYQCDRMADDAMMKRCAEMCRRCAESCRAMSHMAA